The Pleurodeles waltl isolate 20211129_DDA chromosome 7, aPleWal1.hap1.20221129, whole genome shotgun sequence genome includes a region encoding these proteins:
- the RPS9 gene encoding small ribosomal subunit protein uS4: MPVARSWVCRKTYVTPRRPFEKSRLDQELKLIGEYGLRNKREVWRVKFTLAKIRKAARELLTLDEKDTKRLFEGNALLRRLVRIGVLDEGKMKLDYILGLKIEDFLERRLQTQVFKLGLAKSIHHARVLIRQRHIRVRKQVVNIPSFIVRLDSQKHIDFSLRSPYGGGRPGRVKRKNAKKGQGGGGGADEEEED, translated from the exons ATGCCCGTTGCCAGAAGCTGGGTGTGTCGGAAGACCTATGTCACTCCTCGTCGTCCATTTGAGAAATCTCGCTTGGACCAAGAGTTAAAGCTTATTG GTGAATATGGTCTTCGTAATAAGCGTGAGGTGTGGAGGGTGAAATTCACTCTTGCCAAAATCCGCAAAGCAGCCAGAGAGCTGCTGACGCTGGACGAAAAGGATACCAAGCGTCTTTTTGAAG GTAACGCCCTGCTGAGAAGGCTCGTGCGTATCGGTGTGCTGGATGAAGGCAAGATGAAACTGGATTACATCCTGGGTCTGAAAATTGAAGATTTCTTGGAACGACGTCTGCAGACTCAAGTCTTCAAACTTGGCCTTGCAAAGTCAATTCACCATGCACGTGTGCTGATTCGCCAGCGTCACATTCG TGTCCGTAAACAGGTTGTGAACATCCCATCGTTCATCGTGCGCCTGGACTCTCAGAAGCACATCGACTTCTCTCTGCGCTCGCCGTACGGAGGTGGACGCCCTGGCCGTGTCAAGCGAAAGAATGCCAAGAAGGGACAAGGCGGTGGTGGAGGAGCAGACGAAGAGGAGGAAGATTAA